Proteins encoded by one window of Clostridium perfringens:
- a CDS encoding 5'-methylthioadenosine/adenosylhomocysteine nucleosidase → MTLGIIAAMSEELEILLRDMEVKSKETKANMTFHQGTLWGQEVVAVVCGIGKVNAAVCTQILISEYKVNKVINVGVAGGIGMEIYPGDVVIANSLVQYDMDTSAFGDPIGQIPRLDTFDFKCSQELVDLCEEACKENEEIKSFTGRIVTGDQFVASVEKVKWLEEEFGASACEMEGGSIAHVCYLNNIPFLVIRSISDNANNGAHMDFAEFTAIGVKNSTSILKSMILKMA, encoded by the coding sequence ATGACTTTAGGAATAATCGCCGCTATGAGCGAAGAATTAGAAATTCTTTTAAGAGACATGGAAGTAAAATCTAAAGAAACTAAGGCTAATATGACTTTCCACCAAGGTACTCTTTGGGGTCAAGAGGTTGTAGCCGTTGTATGTGGTATAGGTAAGGTTAATGCTGCCGTTTGTACTCAAATATTAATAAGTGAGTACAAAGTTAATAAGGTTATAAATGTTGGTGTTGCTGGTGGTATAGGCATGGAAATATATCCTGGGGATGTTGTTATAGCTAACTCATTAGTTCAATATGATATGGACACATCTGCCTTTGGAGATCCTATAGGACAAATACCAAGATTAGATACCTTTGATTTTAAATGCTCACAAGAATTAGTTGACCTTTGTGAAGAAGCTTGTAAAGAAAATGAAGAAATAAAGAGCTTTACTGGAAGAATAGTTACTGGTGATCAATTTGTTGCTAGTGTAGAAAAGGTTAAATGGTTAGAAGAAGAATTTGGAGCTTCTGCTTGTGAAATGGAAGGTGGAAGTATAGCTCACGTTTGTTACTTAAACAATATTCCATTCCTTGTTATAAGATCAATATCTGATAATGCAAATAATGGAGCACATATGGACTTCGCTGAGTTTACAGCTATAGGAGTTAAAAACTCTACTTCAATATTAAAATCAATGATTTTAAAAATGGCTTAA
- a CDS encoding DUF1015 domain-containing protein produces MVNIKAFKALRPRKDLVEKVAALPYDVLSRGEAKEEVKNNEFSFLNIDKAETYFPENISEYSEEVYKKAGENLERFIQNNILIKEEKDCLYVYELVLDGKAQRGIVSCLSVDDYLNNTIKKHEFTRAKKEEDRVKHIKACNAQTGPIFLTYRDSEKISNIVSKIVLEKPLYDFISDDGVLHRVWKIDDKSIIDEIIKEFKEINSIYIADGHHRSEAAVKVCLERREKGECLPEDECNYFLGVLFPKTELTIIDYNRVVKDLNGLSEEEFLLKLEEKFQITKLNKEDNPKPKHKGEFGMYINGDWFKLEYKEKNESSLIEKTKNDLVKNLDVSILQDNILEPILGIKDVRNDERIDFVGGIRGLKELKRRVSEDMKVAFALYPTSLEEVMKISDKGLIMPPKSTWFEPKLRSGIFIHKI; encoded by the coding sequence ATGGTTAATATAAAAGCTTTTAAAGCTTTAAGACCAAGAAAGGACTTAGTAGAAAAAGTTGCTGCATTACCATATGATGTTTTGAGTAGGGGTGAAGCAAAAGAGGAAGTAAAAAACAATGAGTTTTCCTTTTTAAATATTGATAAAGCTGAGACTTATTTTCCAGAAAATATTAGTGAGTATTCTGAAGAGGTTTATAAAAAAGCGGGAGAGAATTTGGAAAGATTTATTCAAAATAATATTCTTATAAAAGAAGAAAAAGATTGTTTATATGTTTATGAGTTAGTTTTAGATGGAAAGGCCCAAAGGGGAATTGTTTCATGCTTATCTGTTGATGATTATTTAAATAACACAATAAAAAAACATGAATTTACTAGAGCCAAAAAAGAAGAAGATAGAGTAAAACATATAAAAGCTTGTAATGCTCAAACAGGGCCAATATTTTTAACCTATAGAGATTCAGAAAAAATAAGTAATATAGTTTCAAAAATAGTTTTAGAAAAGCCTTTATATGATTTTATTTCTGATGATGGAGTTTTGCACAGAGTTTGGAAGATAGATGATAAATCTATTATAGATGAAATAATAAAAGAGTTTAAAGAAATTAATTCAATATATATAGCAGATGGGCATCATAGGTCAGAAGCAGCTGTAAAAGTATGTTTAGAAAGAAGAGAAAAGGGAGAATGCTTACCTGAGGATGAATGTAATTATTTCTTAGGAGTTTTATTTCCTAAAACAGAACTTACAATTATAGATTATAACAGAGTAGTTAAAGATTTAAATGGATTAAGTGAAGAGGAATTTTTATTGAAATTAGAAGAAAAATTTCAAATAACTAAATTAAATAAGGAAGATAATCCAAAACCTAAACATAAAGGTGAGTTTGGGATGTATATTAATGGAGATTGGTTCAAATTAGAGTATAAAGAGAAAAATGAAAGTTCACTAATAGAAAAAACAAAAAATGATTTAGTTAAAAATTTAGATGTTTCTATACTTCAAGATAATATTTTAGAGCCTATATTAGGAATAAAAGATGTAAGAAATGATGAGAGAATAGATTTTGTTGGAGGTATAAGAGGTCTTAAAGAATTGAAAAGAAGAGTATCAGAGGATATGAAAGTTGCTTTTGCTCTTTATCCAACAAGTCTAGAAGAGGTAATGAAAATTTCTGATAAAGGGTTAATAATGCCACCAAAATCAACATGGTTTGAGCCTAAGCTTAGAAGTGGAATATTCATTCATAAAATATAA
- a CDS encoding tRNA threonylcarbamoyladenosine dehydratase, translated as MLQHSLSRTELLIGKDALDKLAKSKVMVFGVGGVGSFTVEALARAGVGNLILVDDDTVCLTNLNRQIHATYKTISKNKVEVMKERVLSVNRNCNVETIQVFVTPDNLEEIIPDDVDYVVDAIDTVSAKIALAVYCEQKGIKLMSSMGTGNKLNPAEFKVADIYNTKVCPLAKVMRYELRKRGVKKLKVVYSEEMPRKPKVEDVVTCKTGCVCTGGTKKCSAKRQIPGSVSFVPPVAGMIIASEVVKDLIKEYI; from the coding sequence ATGTTACAACATTCATTGTCAAGAACAGAATTACTAATAGGTAAAGATGCTTTAGATAAATTAGCAAAGAGCAAAGTTATGGTATTTGGAGTTGGTGGAGTAGGAAGCTTTACTGTAGAAGCTTTAGCTAGAGCAGGAGTAGGAAACTTAATTTTAGTTGATGATGATACTGTTTGTTTAACAAATTTAAACAGACAAATACATGCTACATATAAAACTATAAGTAAAAACAAAGTAGAGGTTATGAAGGAAAGAGTTCTTTCAGTAAATAGAAATTGTAATGTGGAAACTATACAAGTTTTTGTTACTCCAGATAACTTAGAAGAAATAATACCAGATGATGTAGATTATGTGGTAGATGCTATTGATACTGTTTCAGCTAAGATAGCTCTTGCTGTTTATTGTGAACAAAAAGGAATAAAACTTATGAGTTCAATGGGAACTGGAAACAAATTAAATCCAGCAGAGTTTAAAGTAGCTGATATATACAATACAAAGGTATGTCCGCTTGCTAAGGTTATGAGATATGAACTTAGAAAAAGAGGAGTTAAGAAGTTAAAGGTTGTTTATTCAGAAGAAATGCCTAGAAAACCAAAGGTTGAAGATGTAGTTACTTGCAAAACAGGATGTGTTTGTACTGGTGGAACTAAAAAATGTTCAGCTAAAAGACAAATACCAGGAAGTGTATCTTTCGTGCCTCCAGTAGCTGGTATGATAATAGCATCAGAAGTGGTTAAAGATTTAATAAAAGAATATATTTAA
- a CDS encoding YaaL family protein, whose product MDKKKISDYLIKKIDYSNEDEEILKAIEQTILEMEVARSAFQNACDDKLIESLIYKEQDINARYEYLIREAKKRGIKVSMEHIFKNARISII is encoded by the coding sequence ATGGATAAAAAGAAAATTTCTGATTACTTAATAAAAAAGATAGATTATTCAAATGAAGATGAGGAAATATTAAAAGCTATTGAGCAAACAATACTGGAAATGGAGGTTGCAAGATCAGCTTTTCAAAATGCTTGTGATGATAAACTTATAGAATCTTTAATATATAAAGAGCAAGATATTAACGCTAGATATGAATACCTAATAAGAGAAGCTAAAAAAAGAGGTATAAAAGTTAGTATGGAACATATATTTAAGAATGCTAGGATAAGTATAATTTAA
- a CDS encoding pyridoxal-phosphate-dependent aminotransferase family protein, with translation MHKKLFIPGPVEVREEVLEKMATPMIGHRSKEASQLQRRISDNLRKLFFTNNEILLSTTSGSGLMEGAIRSCTLKKAAVFSLGAFGDRWYEMGISNNVPVDKFEVPWGKSINVDLIDSVLKTGQYDLITVTHNETSTGVMNDLEAISKVIKKYPEVIFCVDAVSSAGGSKIEVDKLNIDICITSSQKALGLPPGIAICTFSERARERAEKVKFRGTYLDLLALYKYIKKKDYQYPSTPSISHMYALDYQLDYILNVEGLENRFNRHIEMAKIVREWSEKYFEIYPEKGYYSNTLTTIKNNKNIDIGALNKELGKRGFQISNGYGKLKDKTFRIAHMADCQVKDIKELLSNINEILELE, from the coding sequence ATGCATAAAAAGTTATTTATACCAGGACCTGTGGAGGTAAGAGAGGAAGTATTAGAGAAAATGGCTACTCCTATGATTGGACATAGAAGTAAAGAGGCATCTCAATTACAAAGAAGAATAAGCGATAATTTAAGGAAATTATTTTTTACTAATAATGAAATACTTTTATCAACAACTTCAGGAAGTGGATTAATGGAGGGAGCTATAAGAAGTTGTACTTTAAAGAAGGCTGCTGTATTTTCTTTGGGGGCTTTTGGGGATAGATGGTATGAAATGGGGATAAGTAATAATGTTCCTGTGGATAAATTTGAAGTTCCTTGGGGAAAAAGTATTAATGTAGATTTAATTGATTCAGTTCTTAAAACTGGACAGTATGATTTAATAACAGTAACTCATAATGAAACATCTACAGGGGTTATGAATGATTTAGAAGCAATAAGCAAAGTTATAAAGAAATATCCAGAGGTTATATTCTGTGTTGATGCAGTTAGTTCTGCAGGTGGAAGTAAAATAGAGGTAGATAAACTTAATATAGATATATGTATTACTTCTTCACAAAAAGCTTTAGGGCTTCCTCCAGGAATAGCAATATGTACATTTTCAGAAAGAGCTAGGGAAAGAGCAGAAAAAGTTAAGTTTAGAGGAACATATTTAGATTTATTAGCTTTATATAAATATATTAAAAAGAAGGATTATCAATATCCATCAACTCCTTCTATTTCACATATGTATGCTTTAGATTACCAATTAGATTATATATTAAATGTAGAAGGGCTAGAAAATAGATTCAATAGACATATTGAAATGGCTAAAATAGTTAGAGAATGGTCAGAAAAATACTTTGAAATTTATCCTGAAAAGGGGTACTATTCAAATACTCTTACAACTATAAAAAATAATAAAAATATAGATATTGGGGCTTTAAATAAGGAACTTGGAAAAAGAGGATTTCAGATATCTAATGGGTATGGAAAGCTAAAGGATAAGACATTTAGAATAGCACACATGGCTGACTGCCAAGTTAAAGATATAAAAGAATTATTAAGTAATATAAATGAAATTTTAGAATTGGAATAA
- a CDS encoding GNAT family N-acetyltransferase: protein MSFDKNVFIEAIRGNDREYVVKDKVGIILGRFFLKDLDSKNKKVDVKFKFYKEDNYKLMKETLRKILKVLFAEKDIYKINLFVSDIKNFNAYLDLGFMLEGILSDNVCNNGIQKDEYIMGININDFNDKVKLVQFQLNTERLTLRNLTPENTEEMLDYYIRNEEHLRQYEPTRDSGFYTYEGQKEILTESFRQFIDGTSIDLGIFKDEKLIGKIKLSNIVYGILRNAFVGYSIDKEHQGMGYMKEALNTVCSYAFEEMGLHRLEASTLMENSRSQGVLKACGFNELGISEKYLYINGEWRDHKIFYKVNDDL from the coding sequence ATGTCTTTTGATAAGAATGTATTTATAGAAGCAATAAGAGGAAATGATAGGGAATACGTTGTAAAAGATAAAGTTGGCATAATACTAGGTAGATTTTTCTTGAAGGATTTAGATAGTAAAAATAAAAAAGTTGATGTTAAGTTTAAATTTTACAAAGAAGATAACTATAAACTTATGAAAGAGACTTTAAGAAAGATTTTAAAGGTTTTATTTGCTGAAAAAGACATATATAAAATTAATCTTTTTGTTTCAGATATAAAAAACTTTAATGCTTATTTAGATTTAGGTTTTATGCTTGAGGGTATATTATCAGATAATGTATGTAACAATGGTATTCAGAAAGATGAATATATTATGGGGATAAATATAAATGACTTTAATGATAAGGTTAAATTAGTTCAGTTTCAATTAAATACTGAAAGATTAACACTTAGAAATTTAACTCCAGAGAATACAGAAGAAATGCTTGATTATTATATAAGAAATGAAGAGCATTTAAGACAGTATGAACCTACTAGAGATAGCGGTTTTTATACTTATGAAGGACAAAAAGAAATTTTAACAGAAAGTTTTAGACAGTTTATAGATGGAACTTCAATTGATTTAGGTATATTTAAAGATGAAAAACTAATAGGAAAAATAAAATTATCTAATATAGTCTATGGAATATTAAGAAATGCCTTTGTTGGATACTCCATAGATAAGGAGCATCAAGGAATGGGCTATATGAAAGAAGCACTTAATACAGTATGTAGTTACGCTTTTGAAGAAATGGGTTTACATAGACTAGAGGCTTCAACCTTAATGGAGAATTCTAGATCTCAAGGAGTATTAAAGGCTTGTGGATTTAATGAATTAGGTATTAGTGAAAAATATTTATACATTAATGGTGAATGGAGAGATCATAAAATATTTTATAAGGTGAACGATGACTTATAA
- a CDS encoding YbaB/EbfC family nucleoid-associated protein, which yields MARGGFPGGMGNMNNLMKQAQMLQKQMQSMQEEIEASEFEGSAGGGAVVAKVNGKKELIALNIKPEVVDPDDVEMLEDLVFSAVKQALEKASEETSEKMGKLTGGMGMPGLF from the coding sequence ATGGCAAGAGGTGGATTTCCAGGCGGAATGGGAAACATGAATAATTTAATGAAGCAAGCACAAATGCTTCAAAAACAAATGCAATCAATGCAAGAGGAAATCGAAGCATCAGAATTCGAAGGCTCAGCTGGCGGTGGTGCAGTTGTTGCAAAAGTTAACGGAAAGAAAGAATTAATCGCACTTAATATAAAGCCAGAAGTTGTAGATCCAGATGATGTTGAAATGTTAGAAGATCTAGTTTTCTCAGCTGTTAAGCAAGCTTTAGAAAAAGCTTCTGAAGAAACTTCAGAAAAAATGGGTAAATTAACTGGTGGAATGGGAATGCCAGGATTATTCTAA
- a CDS encoding MFS transporter, with the protein MNSKKQNYVALAFLFIMMILAAIVENTKGIFIPVFKQEFGVNDNTISNLLISTSAAYMVLTFIGGMLCEKFGQKKVFLAGLMVIFLSLIFLSFTKNYLMLYTGMVISSAGIAMVAISCNTVLPILALTAQNVIMNVMHACYGLGSSVGQGLFGSLTARGVNWRTMYFFVGLVYLAVFICFIFVKIPRTEIVKEKDKMTIIEALSNKVIVAYMLALGLYVFTEQGISNWFVNYMKYGYNINEQKAGMYLSLFFAIFTIGRLFGGFVVEKRGYFNILYKTLIIGAALCILGLLLGRNGMVIISVSGLFFSITFPTTVLTISKVFDKNVAYITGIVITSASLVGMILNKAIGLLNESVGPDKAFYIIPASAILSAVLMFYLYLNTKKRLVK; encoded by the coding sequence ATGAACAGTAAAAAGCAAAATTATGTTGCATTAGCTTTTCTATTTATAATGATGATTTTAGCAGCTATAGTTGAAAATACTAAGGGTATATTCATACCAGTATTTAAACAGGAATTTGGAGTTAACGATAATACTATAAGTAACTTACTTATTTCTACTTCAGCTGCTTATATGGTATTAACATTTATAGGTGGAATGCTTTGCGAAAAGTTTGGACAGAAAAAGGTATTTTTAGCTGGATTGATGGTGATATTTTTATCACTTATATTTTTATCTTTTACAAAAAACTATTTAATGTTATACACAGGAATGGTAATAAGTAGTGCTGGTATAGCTATGGTTGCAATATCATGTAACACAGTTCTTCCTATATTAGCATTAACGGCACAAAACGTAATAATGAATGTTATGCATGCTTGCTACGGGTTAGGCTCTTCAGTTGGCCAAGGATTATTTGGTTCATTAACTGCAAGAGGGGTTAACTGGAGAACTATGTATTTCTTTGTAGGTTTAGTTTACTTAGCAGTATTCATATGCTTTATATTCGTTAAAATACCTAGAACAGAAATAGTTAAAGAAAAAGATAAAATGACTATAATAGAAGCTTTATCAAATAAGGTAATAGTTGCCTATATGCTTGCCTTAGGATTATATGTATTTACAGAGCAGGGTATATCAAATTGGTTCGTAAATTATATGAAGTATGGTTATAATATAAATGAGCAAAAAGCAGGAATGTATTTATCACTATTTTTTGCTATATTCACCATAGGAAGATTATTTGGTGGATTTGTAGTAGAAAAAAGAGGATATTTCAATATATTATATAAAACATTAATAATAGGAGCTGCACTTTGTATCTTAGGTTTACTTTTAGGTAGAAACGGTATGGTGATAATATCTGTATCAGGATTATTCTTCTCAATAACATTCCCAACTACAGTTTTAACTATTAGTAAGGTTTTTGATAAGAATGTTGCATATATTACAGGTATTGTAATAACATCAGCTAGTTTAGTTGGTATGATTCTTAACAAGGCTATTGGATTGTTAAATGAAAGTGTTGGACCAGATAAGGCATTTTATATTATACCTGCAAGTGCAATTTTATCTGCCGTTTTAATGTTCTACTTATACTTAAATACTAAGAAGAGGCTAGTAAAGTAA
- a CDS encoding pro-sigmaK processing inhibitor BofA family protein, translating to MDIGALSLDDIILLIVGVLVAILILRLIFGSIGKIIGLVINSVFGAILLMIVNYFGAYFGITIGINLLTALIAGILGIPGVVLMILFQVFVR from the coding sequence ATGGATATAGGAGCTTTATCCTTAGATGATATAATTCTTCTAATTGTAGGAGTGCTTGTTGCAATATTAATTTTAAGGTTAATATTTGGATCAATAGGGAAAATAATAGGCTTGGTTATTAATAGTGTCTTTGGGGCTATACTACTTATGATTGTTAATTACTTTGGAGCTTATTTTGGAATAACTATAGGAATAAATTTGTTAACTGCTTTAATAGCAGGTATTTTAGGAATACCTGGAGTAGTTTTAATGATATTATTCCAAGTTTTTGTTAGATAA
- the recR gene encoding recombination mediator RecR translates to MEFYPVAIEKLIEEFAKLPSIGKKSAQRLTLHILNLPKDEVEEFANALVKARGTIKYCSVCGNFTDTDPCAICSNPNREKDIICVVEQPKDIMTMEKVKEFNGLYHVLHGTISPMQGRGPQDIRIRELVARMSGDVKEVIVATNPTIEGEATAMYISKILKPLDVKVTRIAAGIPVGGDLEYADEVTLSKALEGRTVI, encoded by the coding sequence ATGGAATTTTATCCAGTAGCTATAGAAAAGTTAATTGAAGAGTTTGCTAAGTTACCTAGTATAGGAAAAAAATCAGCTCAAAGGTTAACTTTACATATTTTAAATTTGCCAAAGGATGAGGTAGAGGAATTTGCAAATGCCTTAGTAAAAGCAAGAGGAACTATTAAATATTGTTCTGTATGTGGTAACTTTACAGATACAGATCCATGTGCAATATGTTCAAATCCTAATAGAGAAAAAGATATAATATGTGTGGTTGAACAACCTAAGGATATTATGACAATGGAAAAAGTTAAAGAATTTAATGGTTTATATCATGTTTTACATGGAACTATTTCTCCAATGCAAGGAAGAGGACCACAGGATATAAGAATAAGAGAATTAGTAGCAAGAATGAGCGGAGATGTAAAAGAGGTTATTGTAGCTACAAACCCTACTATTGAAGGGGAAGCTACAGCTATGTATATTTCAAAGATATTAAAGCCATTAGATGTTAAGGTTACTAGAATTGCAGCAGGAATCCCAGTTGGGGGAGATTTAGAGTATGCAGATGAAGTAACTTTATCTAAAGCCTTAGAAGGTAGAACTGTTATATAA
- a CDS encoding deoxynucleoside kinase yields MSLNTKNNLYREILDRIDRGGNWEMIVVDGVVGVGKSTLMNILAERGLIAYEEPVVDNPILEKFYYDRNRYSFPLQVFFLNKRFKHIKEAGLVENSVMDRSIYGDVIFAKMLCEKGEMTVEEFELYKELLENMLEHVKAPKLMVYLEISVDEAMKRIQKRGRDYEQVVEREYWEKLNNEYREYFENYNVSPILRINVDELDFENVPEDREYVLNLIDEKLSELENNK; encoded by the coding sequence TTGTCTCTAAATACGAAAAATAATCTTTACAGAGAGATACTAGATAGGATAGATAGAGGAGGAAATTGGGAAATGATAGTTGTAGATGGAGTTGTTGGAGTAGGTAAGAGTACTTTAATGAACATCTTAGCAGAGAGAGGGTTAATAGCTTATGAGGAACCTGTGGTGGACAATCCTATATTAGAAAAATTCTATTATGATAGGAATAGATATTCTTTTCCACTTCAAGTATTCTTTTTAAATAAAAGATTCAAGCATATAAAAGAAGCTGGACTTGTAGAGAATTCAGTTATGGATAGAAGTATATACGGAGATGTTATATTTGCTAAGATGCTATGTGAAAAGGGCGAAATGACAGTTGAAGAGTTTGAATTATATAAGGAGCTTTTAGAAAATATGCTAGAGCATGTTAAAGCACCAAAATTAATGGTATATCTAGAAATATCAGTAGATGAAGCTATGAAAAGAATTCAAAAAAGAGGTAGAGATTATGAGCAAGTAGTTGAAAGAGAATATTGGGAAAAGCTTAATAATGAGTATAGAGAGTATTTTGAAAACTATAATGTCTCTCCTATATTAAGAATAAATGTTGATGAGTTAGATTTTGAAAATGTACCAGAAGATAGAGAATATGTTTTAAATCTTATAGATGAGAAATTAAGCGAATTAGAAAATAATAAATAA
- a CDS encoding ABC transporter permease produces the protein MKSNNLILDKYKSRGIRGLIVLGITYFFLMGNYSMIRYFFQAGQGNLDISIINKCFSMGSVDKFLLFLFLVWSVGFLFEDKEKELKENLAVGEENTKKYFFSKVILIYGVSLMPMVINIFIKLIFYIPYRNSFSLDKLIISFLYFIALGLLFTSIIFTMNLIVKDRMFAGIFPIFFMEGLILIFSVSELLISDKLIWVRNFLNFIGEKVLLIFNLLNLDFDKNSFSLWRQFIFIIILVLISVLLIYLSRLILKIMNFKYLDRPYFFEISRYFIYIFMSILIGFVFVNAVGYLIIMFIQSVSYVNGTFIVNIVSLISMVLLFVFLEVLYRRKILNKDLVEDNIEVCNEIQPCIGDFIEFDENTGFLDNKTIDKEENF, from the coding sequence ATGAAGAGTAATAACTTAATTCTAGATAAATACAAGTCTAGAGGGATTAGAGGATTAATAGTCTTAGGAATAACCTATTTCTTTTTAATGGGAAATTACAGTATGATAAGATACTTTTTTCAGGCAGGGCAAGGGAATTTAGATATTTCCATAATAAATAAATGTTTTTCAATGGGGAGTGTAGATAAATTTTTATTATTTTTATTTTTAGTTTGGAGTGTTGGATTTTTATTTGAAGATAAGGAAAAGGAGCTAAAGGAAAATTTAGCTGTGGGAGAGGAGAATACAAAGAAATATTTCTTTTCTAAAGTTATTTTAATTTATGGAGTTTCTCTAATGCCTATGGTGATTAACATATTTATAAAATTAATTTTTTATATACCATATAGAAATTCTTTTAGTTTAGATAAGCTTATTATAAGTTTTCTTTATTTCATAGCATTAGGATTATTATTTACTTCAATAATTTTTACTATGAATTTAATTGTTAAGGATAGAATGTTTGCAGGAATCTTTCCAATATTCTTTATGGAGGGTTTAATTTTAATCTTTTCAGTAAGTGAGCTTTTAATTAGTGATAAACTTATTTGGGTAAGAAACTTCTTAAATTTTATTGGTGAGAAAGTCTTATTAATTTTTAATTTATTAAATTTAGATTTTGATAAAAATTCCTTTTCTTTATGGAGACAGTTTATATTTATAATAATCTTAGTGTTAATTTCAGTATTACTTATTTATCTTTCAAGATTAATTTTAAAAATAATGAATTTTAAATATTTAGATAGACCATATTTCTTTGAAATATCTAGATATTTTATTTATATTTTTATGAGTATATTAATTGGATTTGTATTTGTAAATGCCGTAGGATATTTAATTATAATGTTTATTCAAAGTGTAAGTTATGTTAATGGAACCTTTATTGTTAACATTGTATCTTTAATTTCTATGGTTTTATTATTTGTTTTTCTAGAAGTTTTATATAGAAGAAAGATATTAAACAAGGATTTAGTAGAAGATAATATTGAAGTATGCAATGAGATTCAACCTTGTATAGGTGATTTTATTGAATTTGATGAAAATACAGGGTTTTTAGATAATAAGACAATTGATAAGGAAGAAAATTTTTAA
- a CDS encoding D-2-hydroxyacid dehydrogenase: MLRILLNDGLDKKAISNLELLGFDVDTNHYDIEDLKEKIKKVDCIVIRSATKIRRELIDEAIKGGNLKLIIRGGVGLDNIDVQYAEQNGIKVRNTPNASSSSVAEIILAHMFSLARFLNQSNITMKAGLWKKKDYVGVELEGKTLGIIGMGRIGAELAKKCTALGMKIIYFDLIDIKNIDNNYRKVEFDELLRKSDFISINISGTKSIIGSEELKKVKKGAFIINTSRGKALDEEAIIPSLNDGSLGGVGLDVFLEEPSKNLELINHPKVSLTPHIGASTKEAQMKIGEEVIEIIKEEMYK; encoded by the coding sequence ATGTTAAGAATACTTTTAAATGATGGATTAGATAAAAAAGCTATTAGCAATTTGGAATTGCTAGGTTTTGATGTTGATACTAATCATTATGATATAGAGGATTTAAAAGAAAAGATTAAAAAAGTAGATTGTATAGTTATAAGGTCTGCTACAAAAATTAGAAGAGAATTAATAGATGAAGCGATTAAAGGTGGAAACTTAAAATTAATTATAAGAGGTGGAGTTGGGTTAGATAATATAGATGTTCAATATGCTGAACAAAATGGAATTAAAGTAAGAAATACTCCTAATGCAAGTTCTTCATCAGTTGCAGAGATTATATTAGCCCATATGTTCTCTTTAGCAAGATTTTTAAATCAATCTAATATAACTATGAAAGCTGGTCTTTGGAAAAAGAAAGATTATGTTGGTGTTGAGCTTGAAGGAAAAACTCTTGGAATTATAGGTATGGGAAGAATAGGCGCTGAATTAGCTAAGAAATGTACAGCTTTAGGTATGAAAATAATATACTTTGATCTAATTGATATTAAGAATATAGACAATAATTATAGAAAAGTAGAATTTGATGAGTTATTAAGAAAATCAGATTTTATTTCTATAAATATTTCTGGAACTAAGAGTATAATTGGAAGTGAAGAATTAAAAAAGGTTAAAAAGGGAGCCTTTATAATAAATACTTCTAGGGGAAAAGCACTAGATGAGGAGGCAATAATACCTAGTTTAAATGATGGAAGTTTAGGTGGCGTTGGACTAGATGTATTCTTAGAAGAGCCAAGTAAAAATTTAGAATTAATAAATCATCCTAAAGTAAGTTTAACTCCTCATATTGGAGCTTCAACAAAAGAGGCTCAGATGAAAATAGGGGAGGAAGTTATAGAAATAATAAAAGAAGAGATGTATAAGTAA